Proteins from a genomic interval of Corythoichthys intestinalis isolate RoL2023-P3 chromosome 3, ASM3026506v1, whole genome shotgun sequence:
- the LOC130913092 gene encoding protamine-like protein, translated as MSPRRRSRKRGGAVSNLLLNAISYGGMSGVTFTGLRKVLKANGHYDMANNRARLRLAVHRLVAKKYVVRTRGRRLKINPYGPRRWRRRRRRRRRRMRGRRRRRRRSTPGRRRKRGRRRSRRRRRRRRRKSRRRKSRRRRRRKRRRRRRIRRRRYRRRRRSRRRRYRRRRRSRRRTPQEEIFSEEKEVFSEEKEVFSEEKEVFSEEKEIFSEEKEVFSEEKEVFSEEKEVFSEEKEIFSEEKEIFSQEKESQEAQAEESPEIST; from the exons ATGAGCCCGCGAAGGAGATCCAGGAAGAGGGGCGGGGCCGTGTCAAACCTCCTCCTGAATGCCATCTCCTACGGCGGCATGTCGGGAGTGACCTTTACTGGCCTTAGGAAAGTCTTGAAGGCCAATGGTCACTATGACATGGCGAACAATAGAGCTCGGCTCCGTCTGGCTGTCCACAGGCTGGTAGCCAAAAAGTATGTTGTTCGCACAAGGGGGAGACGCCTCAAAATCAACCCATACGGCCCTCGCAGGtggaggcggcggcggcggaggaggcggcggaGGATGAGAGGCAGGAGAAGGAGGCGCAGGAGGTCCACACCTGGGCGCAGGAGGAAGAGGGGAAGGAGAAGGTCAAGGaggagaaggaggaggaggaggaggaagtccCGCAGGAGGAAGTCTCGcaggaggagaaggaggaagaggaggaggaggagacgCATTCGGAGGAGGCGGTATCGCAGGAGGAGGCGCTCTCGGAGGAGGCGGTATCGCAGGAGGAGGCGATCCCGCAGGAGGAC ACCGCAGGAGGAGATATTCTCGGAGGAGAAGGAGGTATTCTCGGAGGAGAAGGAGGTATTCTCGGAGGAGAAGGAGGTATTCTCGGAGGAGAAGGAGATATTCTCGGAGGAGAAGGAGGTATTCTCGGAGGAGAAGGAGGTATTCTCGGAGGAGAAGGAGGTATTCTCGGAGGAGAAGGAGATATTCTCGGAGGAGAAGGAGATATTCTCGCAGGAGAAGGAGAGTCAGGAGGCGCAGGCTGAGGAGAGTCCGGAGATATCGACGTAG